In Streptomyces sp. NBC_01707, a genomic segment contains:
- a CDS encoding MFS transporter: protein MPLALLALAIGAFGIGTTEFVIMGLLPEVAADFQVSIPTAGFLVTGYALGVVLGAPLMTVLGTRVTRKRMLMLLMGLFILGNAVSAVAPVFGVMLAGRVIASLAHGAFFGIGSVVAADLVAPQKKAGAIATMFTGLTVANVVGVPLGTYIGQSVGWRTTFFIVAALGVVGLLGVARLVPEQPRAEGVRLRHELAAFRNVQVLLAMAMTVLGFGGVFAAITYITPMMTEIAGYSASSVTWLLVLFGLGMVGGNLLGGKFADRHLMPMLYISLGALAVVLSLFTLTAHNKFAAAVTIVLIGGLGFATVPPLQKRVLDQAAGAPTLASAVNIGAFNLGNALSAWLGGIVIAAGLGYTAPNWVGAVLAASALALALLSSGLERRTGTHSRSVAGHVPEPVVVAEARR, encoded by the coding sequence ATGCCGCTGGCGCTCCTCGCCCTCGCCATCGGGGCATTCGGTATCGGCACCACCGAGTTCGTGATCATGGGCTTGCTCCCAGAGGTTGCTGCGGACTTCCAGGTCTCGATCCCGACCGCAGGATTCCTGGTCACGGGCTATGCCCTCGGTGTCGTACTCGGTGCCCCGCTGATGACGGTCCTCGGCACCCGGGTCACCCGCAAACGCATGTTGATGCTCCTGATGGGGCTGTTCATCCTGGGCAATGCGGTGTCCGCCGTAGCCCCGGTCTTCGGCGTGATGCTCGCGGGACGGGTGATCGCCTCTCTCGCCCACGGCGCGTTCTTCGGCATCGGGTCGGTCGTCGCGGCAGATCTGGTCGCCCCGCAGAAGAAGGCCGGCGCGATCGCCACGATGTTCACCGGCCTCACCGTCGCCAATGTCGTCGGCGTACCGCTGGGCACGTACATCGGGCAGAGCGTCGGGTGGCGCACCACGTTCTTCATCGTCGCGGCCCTCGGAGTCGTCGGCCTCCTCGGTGTGGCCAGACTGGTTCCCGAGCAGCCGAGGGCAGAGGGCGTACGGCTCCGCCACGAGCTGGCCGCGTTCCGCAACGTGCAGGTGCTGCTCGCCATGGCGATGACCGTCCTGGGCTTCGGCGGTGTCTTCGCCGCGATCACCTACATCACGCCGATGATGACCGAGATCGCCGGCTACTCCGCGTCCTCCGTCACCTGGCTGCTGGTCCTCTTCGGGCTCGGCATGGTCGGCGGCAATCTGCTCGGCGGCAAGTTCGCCGACCGCCACCTGATGCCGATGCTGTACATCTCGCTGGGTGCCCTTGCCGTGGTCCTGTCCCTGTTCACCCTGACCGCCCACAACAAGTTCGCGGCAGCCGTCACCATCGTTCTGATCGGCGGCCTGGGCTTCGCGACCGTACCGCCGCTGCAGAAGCGCGTGCTCGATCAGGCCGCCGGTGCCCCGACTCTCGCCTCCGCCGTCAACATCGGCGCTTTCAACCTCGGTAACGCACTGTCGGCGTGGCTCGGCGGCATCGTCATCGCGGCGGGTCTCGGCTACACCGCACCCAACTGGGTCGGCGCCGTCCTGGCCGCATCCGCCCTCGCCCTCGCCCTCCTCTCCAGCGGCCTGGAACGCCGGACGGGCACGCACAGTCGAAGCGTCGCCGGTCACGTCCCCGAGCCGGTCGTAGTCGCCGAAGCCCGGCGCTGA
- a CDS encoding heme-binding protein, translated as MTTTLSPAAVTPLTIQDAEALVATARTAAEAAGVAAAVSVLDAGGHLLAFRRDDRAVLIAGETSTRKAFTALQLGAPTADLVDAVQPGGLFHTLPTALDRPLLFIAGGVPVFRDGRLIGAVGVGGGAPEQDHGFATAAVEALA; from the coding sequence ATGACCACCACCCTCTCGCCGGCCGCCGTCACTCCGCTGACGATCCAGGACGCGGAAGCGCTCGTCGCCACTGCTCGCACCGCCGCGGAGGCAGCAGGTGTCGCCGCTGCCGTCTCGGTCCTCGACGCGGGCGGTCACCTGCTGGCCTTCCGGCGCGACGACCGGGCCGTCCTCATCGCGGGCGAGACCAGCACCCGCAAGGCCTTCACGGCCCTCCAGCTCGGTGCCCCGACCGCCGACCTGGTCGACGCGGTCCAGCCGGGCGGGCTCTTCCACACCCTGCCGACCGCCCTTGACCGGCCGCTGCTCTTCATCGCCGGCGGGGTGCCGGTCTTTCGCGACGGCCGGCTGATCGGCGCCGTCGGCGTGGGAGGCGGCGCACCCGAGCAGGACCACGGCTTCGCGACAGCTGCCGTGGAGGCGCTCGCCTAG
- a CDS encoding winged helix DNA-binding domain-containing protein translates to MHGISDAQRRSRLGRRHLLAPAVRAASAESVADAVVALHATDAATVFLSVCARLSEASVGTVERALYEEVSLVRLLSMRNTLFTVSHGLAPYVDASNARVVAAKERRTFLKHLRDDGNGLDAHWLAKTEEETLAALTARGSATGSELSAAVPALRTKITVFPGKKQETVQGVATRVIRVMAADGLIRRDRPRGSWTSSQFRWTAAEPWPARETSAAQAELALRWLRSYGPATEADLKWWTGWGLGQVRQALEAAGAEEVRLDNGATGWVSPGDMELEPDLEPWAALLPALDPSAMGWADRGFHLPAEYRTALFDRAGNIGPTVWWNGRIVGGWAQRADGEPVWRLLTDAGREATTAIEAEASRLSGWVGETRVTPRFRTPLERELTA, encoded by the coding sequence GTGCACGGCATCAGCGACGCACAGCGCCGGTCCAGGCTCGGCAGGCGCCATCTCCTGGCACCCGCCGTACGGGCAGCGTCCGCGGAGTCCGTGGCCGACGCGGTCGTGGCACTGCACGCCACCGACGCGGCCACGGTCTTTCTCTCCGTCTGCGCCCGGCTGTCCGAGGCCAGCGTCGGCACGGTGGAACGAGCTCTCTACGAGGAGGTCTCGCTGGTCCGGCTGCTCTCCATGCGCAACACCCTCTTCACCGTGTCGCACGGGCTCGCTCCGTACGTCGACGCGTCGAACGCCAGGGTGGTGGCCGCCAAGGAGCGCCGGACCTTCCTCAAGCACCTGCGGGACGACGGGAACGGACTGGACGCGCACTGGCTCGCCAAGACGGAGGAGGAGACTCTCGCCGCCCTGACGGCTCGTGGGTCCGCAACCGGCAGTGAGCTGTCCGCCGCCGTGCCGGCGCTGCGCACGAAGATCACGGTCTTTCCCGGCAAGAAGCAGGAGACCGTACAGGGCGTCGCCACACGCGTCATACGAGTGATGGCGGCCGACGGTCTGATCCGCAGGGACAGGCCACGTGGCTCCTGGACATCCAGCCAGTTCCGATGGACGGCAGCCGAGCCCTGGCCCGCCCGGGAGACCTCAGCGGCACAGGCGGAACTGGCCCTGCGCTGGCTCCGCTCGTACGGCCCCGCGACCGAGGCCGACCTGAAGTGGTGGACGGGCTGGGGCCTCGGCCAGGTACGCCAGGCACTGGAAGCCGCCGGAGCCGAGGAGGTGCGGCTCGACAACGGCGCCACAGGCTGGGTATCGCCTGGGGACATGGAGCTCGAACCGGACCTGGAACCCTGGGCGGCGCTGCTCCCGGCCCTCGACCCGAGCGCGATGGGCTGGGCCGATCGCGGCTTCCACTTGCCGGCCGAGTACCGGACGGCGCTCTTCGACCGAGCCGGCAACATCGGACCGACGGTGTGGTGGAACGGCCGGATCGTGGGCGGCTGGGCTCAGCGCGCCGACGGTGAGCCGGTGTGGCGACTGTTGACCGACGCCGGCCGGGAGGCCACCACCGCGATCGAGGCGGAGGCGTCCCGGCTGTCGGGATGGGTGGGTGAAACGCGGGTCACCCCGCGCTTCCGTACGCCACTGGAAAGGGAGTTGACGGCCTGA
- a CDS encoding MarR family winged helix-turn-helix transcriptional regulator, whose translation MTATDPALTALSQGWCALSLLHGKIEARIERALQSGHGLSVREYSLLDVLSRQHSGPGGHLQMKQVADAVVLSQSATTRLVTRLEDRGLLTRYLCDTDRRGIYTDVTEAGLTLLSEARPTNDTALRAALDEAARNPELAPLVRTVEELKVPARAA comes from the coding sequence ATGACAGCGACGGATCCCGCACTGACCGCCCTCTCCCAGGGCTGGTGCGCCCTCTCCCTGCTCCACGGCAAGATCGAGGCCCGCATCGAACGGGCCCTGCAGTCCGGGCACGGCCTCAGCGTGCGGGAGTACTCCCTGCTCGACGTCCTGAGCCGGCAGCACAGCGGCCCGGGCGGCCATCTCCAGATGAAGCAGGTCGCGGACGCCGTCGTGCTCAGCCAGAGCGCCACCACCCGTCTGGTCACCCGTCTCGAGGACCGCGGGCTGCTGACCCGGTATCTCTGCGACACCGACCGCCGCGGCATCTACACGGATGTCACCGAAGCCGGCCTCACCCTTCTCTCGGAGGCGCGGCCGACGAATGACACGGCCCTGCGCGCCGCTCTCGACGAGGCAGCCAGGAATCCCGAACTGGCACCGCTCGTCAGGACGGTCGAAGAACTGAAGGTCCCCGCGCGGGCCGCGTGA
- a CDS encoding DUF2269 domain-containing protein, producing the protein MKPLKRPARRSLLVAHVAVSVSWLGLSVGLLTLGITAFLTGDTTTAQAATRAMKIFGDWLVVPVALISLLSGLVLALRTPWGLARHRWVWTKFWLTLITTALSIFSLRPGINEAAAQGAVDINLVVAPSVATATYLFITAVSVLKPWGLTRRGRRLRVSASSGKAVDERSVRRTA; encoded by the coding sequence GTGAAACCACTCAAGCGCCCCGCTCGCCGAAGTCTTCTGGTCGCCCATGTCGCGGTCTCCGTCAGCTGGCTGGGCCTCAGCGTCGGCCTGCTGACACTCGGGATCACGGCCTTCCTGACCGGCGACACCACCACCGCACAGGCCGCGACCCGCGCCATGAAGATCTTCGGGGACTGGCTGGTCGTGCCCGTCGCTCTGATCTCGCTCCTCAGCGGTCTCGTGCTGGCGCTCCGTACCCCGTGGGGTCTGGCCAGACACCGCTGGGTCTGGACGAAGTTCTGGCTCACTCTGATCACCACGGCCCTGTCGATCTTCTCGCTGCGGCCAGGCATCAACGAGGCAGCGGCGCAGGGCGCCGTCGACATCAATCTGGTCGTCGCGCCTTCTGTGGCAACAGCCACGTACCTCTTCATCACCGCGGTCTCGGTACTGAAGCCATGGGGGCTGACCCGGCGCGGCCGACGGCTGCGTGTCTCGGCCAGTTCCGGTAAAGCGGTGGACGAGCGATCAGTGCGTCGGACAGCCTGA
- a CDS encoding GNAT family N-acetyltransferase: MSDLEIRPAALTDIPAIVAMLADDPLGAQRESPDDLTPYRAAFQRLADDPNQHLVVAVRDDVVVGTLQLTVIPGLSRRGSTRSIIEGVRIHADERGSGLGTRLIQWAVDESRRQDCQLVQLTSDATRTDAHRFYERLGFIASHVGFKLAL, from the coding sequence ATGAGCGATCTGGAGATACGCCCTGCCGCCCTCACCGACATCCCGGCCATCGTGGCCATGCTGGCGGACGATCCCCTGGGCGCACAGCGCGAGTCACCGGACGACCTCACTCCGTACCGTGCCGCGTTCCAGCGGCTCGCCGACGACCCGAACCAGCATCTGGTCGTCGCCGTACGCGACGACGTTGTCGTGGGGACCCTGCAGCTGACCGTGATCCCCGGACTGTCCCGGCGCGGCTCGACACGCTCGATCATCGAGGGCGTCCGTATCCATGCCGACGAGCGCGGGAGCGGCCTCGGCACGCGGCTGATCCAGTGGGCCGTGGACGAATCCCGGCGCCAGGACTGCCAATTGGTCCAGCTGACGTCCGACGCGACCCGGACCGATGCGCATCGCTTCTACGAGCGACTCGGCTTCATCGCCAGTCATGTGGGCTTCAAGCTCGCCCTCTGA
- a CDS encoding GNAT family N-acetyltransferase has protein sequence MPSPLPRPHADAPVRRLTRGDLVPCADLCEDRGWPRDEPRWGLLLSAGTGYGIDDPEGKGLMAACVVTSYSQGFAAVGMLLVAERYARQGIARRLMRHVIEATGKTSLSLYATEPGRPLYEELGFETVGRAERVVGHFRPSGSSGGGVSTAGAVTVRPAAAGDLHAMLRLDAEVFGADRTHILARLPAFADHLRVAEDNGELVGYAAIWPSERTHAVGPLIARDTDTAKALVTSLAKATDRPLRLDIDARHGELLSLLKECGLQAGSFTTVMTYRAPELPGDWTRRFAPLTVATG, from the coding sequence ATGCCCAGCCCACTGCCCCGTCCGCACGCCGACGCGCCCGTCCGGCGTCTCACCCGGGGAGACCTGGTCCCCTGCGCCGATCTCTGTGAGGACCGCGGCTGGCCGCGTGATGAGCCCCGATGGGGCCTGCTCCTGTCCGCAGGGACCGGCTACGGCATCGACGACCCCGAGGGCAAAGGCCTGATGGCCGCCTGTGTGGTGACCTCCTACAGCCAGGGCTTCGCCGCCGTCGGCATGTTGCTCGTCGCCGAGCGGTACGCGCGGCAAGGGATCGCCCGTCGTCTGATGCGCCATGTGATCGAGGCGACCGGGAAGACCTCGCTCAGCCTGTACGCGACGGAGCCGGGGCGGCCGCTCTACGAGGAGCTCGGCTTCGAAACGGTGGGACGGGCGGAGCGAGTGGTCGGGCACTTCCGGCCGAGCGGCTCATCGGGCGGCGGCGTTTCGACGGCGGGCGCCGTGACCGTCCGCCCGGCCGCCGCAGGGGATCTGCATGCCATGCTCCGGCTGGACGCGGAGGTCTTCGGCGCCGACCGGACGCACATTCTCGCCCGGCTGCCGGCGTTCGCGGACCACCTGCGGGTCGCGGAGGACAACGGTGAGCTGGTGGGTTACGCGGCGATCTGGCCGAGCGAGCGGACCCATGCGGTCGGTCCGCTGATCGCCCGGGACACCGATACGGCGAAGGCGCTTGTCACCTCGCTCGCGAAGGCAACGGACCGTCCTCTTCGCCTGGACATCGACGCACGTCACGGGGAACTGCTGAGCCTGCTCAAGGAGTGCGGTCTGCAAGCCGGCTCCTTCACCACGGTGATGACCTACCGGGCCCCGGAGCTGCCGGGCGACTGGACTCGTCGCTTCGCGCCGCTGACCGTGGCGACGGGCTGA